The Porphyromonas pogonae genome segment GAAAGTGTAGAATGAGATGCCCACCGGCAGGAAAATATCGGCATGAACGGGGGGGATACTCTCAAGCTGGGGAATGAGGAACCATACACCCATATGATGCAGAAGGTCGATACCTACGTCAGCAAGGTAATTGAAATATTTGAAATAAGATAATATCCCCAAATTGATAAAGACACTCAAGGTGGCAAGCGCTTTCATCCGACGCTTGCTTTCAGTGCGGCTCATAGTTTTTCCTATAATGAAGTCACTTGTAGCAGCGAGGATAAGTAGTAATACAAAAACACCGCTACTCTTGAAATAGAAGTAGAGGGAAAATAGGGTAACATAAATGATGCGCAGTGATTTACACCGGCGCATGAGGATGTAAATGGGGAAAAACAGGATAAAAAGTGCGAAAAATAATCCGCTTGAAAAAAGCATAGGCGATTGGCTGTCGTAATTCAATATTTGTACAAGCTTTGACCAATCGAGGTTCTCTAAAAATGTCATATATATACTTTAAGTTGCCGCCGTCTGAATTGACTGACAAAGATAGTCAAACGGATTAATTCGTACAGTGGTGATGGCCTGTTTATTTGTCAAAAATACATTTTGCGCTCCTATACGGTGCAAGGGTATTATAATGATCAGATTAATTAGTATTATTGATTATTTATTGTATATTTGACGCGGCAATAATAATAAGCATATATAGTTAGCGGTGCCGGGAATTGTAGCGGTGCAATTCTTTAAATGTTGAGGTACAATATCACAAAGTTATATAGTCCATGAGAAAAATCTTATTATTCGCTATGGCTTTACCATGCTTGTATAGTATGACGAGTGCGCAGAAAGTAGAGCTAAGCAGACAAGTTTACGGCGATATCACGGAGAAGATTACACATGCTCCGGCTTCATTTGCTACCGTGCGTATCAGCCCTTTGGGTACGAAAGATTCTCTAACATATAATCAGGTTGCTGATAGTAAAGGGCGGTTCCATATAGCCTTGCCTGAAGCTCCCAAGTATAGGATACTCGTTACTTCCGTAGGCTTCAAAAACTATATGCATGAGTTTACATTTCCTGCACAAAGTAATAAATACAAACTGAAGGATATCTTACTCGATGAAGATGCTCATGAACTTAACGAAGTCTCCGTGTCAGCGATGAAGCGCTTGGTAAGCTCTGATGTAGACAGGCTTACTTATAGCATCAAAGAAGATCCTCGAAGTCGCACCTCAAGCTTACTCGAAATGCTACGCCGTGTACCTCTCGTCACAGTAGACGGCAAAGAGAATGTACAGATCAAGGGATCTTCCAACTTCAAGATCTATATGAATGGTAAGCCATCACCTATGATGAACGGTAGCCCTAAGGATGTACTCAGAGGCATCCCCGCCTCGAGTATCAAGAAGGTGGAGGTGATTACGGATCCCGGAGTTAAGTTCGATGCTGACAACCAAGGTGCAATACTCAACATTGTTACCGACGATATGAAGCTCGGGGGCTATACTGCCACACTCAATGCTCATCTTGGGACTAATAAGAGCTGGAGCTTAGGTGGATTTTACACTGCTAAATATGGCAGACTGGGGGTGACGCTTAGGTATAACCATGTGCTGAGTAGAAATATCGACGGATTATTTTTTACAGAAACGGAGACGAACACTACTAAGTCAAGGATCGATGGTAGTCAAGAAGATAAATTTAACGGTAACTTCGGTACCGGAACCATCACTTATGAGATAGACTCACTAAACTTAATCTCGGTATCCGGAAAACTGGCACGTTACAACATGAATACAAGTAAGGATTCACGCGACAAACTATGGGTAGGGGACGTGCTCTCGCGCATTTATAACCAGCATACTGATCTGTACAGCAAGCGCGGAGGCTATAATATCAATGTCGATTATCAGAGAAATACCCGCAAGCCTGATGAATTATTCACATTCTCGTACCTCTATGACCACTCGCCCCTTGATACGCGTACGGAGCTGAGCCGCTATCTGCTCAGTCCGGACCATGAGGTAGAGATTGCCGGAACTTATCAGGGACAGCTGTCGAAATCCAGCGGTAAGATGGACGAGCATACCTTCCAGGTCGATTATACTACACCATTTGGTAAGGGGCACTCCATCGAGACAGGACTCAAATACATCTATCGTATCTCTACCAGTGATCCGCTCTATTTCATACGCAATGAAGCTATGGCGGAGTGGAAGCCGGGATCCATCTTTGACAAAGGTCTCAGAGGAACGGAATTCAAGCATACCCAAAACATCTTTGCAGGTTATCTGGGGTATGGATTCAAAACAAAAGCTTATAGCCTCAAGACCGGAGTACGCATAGAAACAGGTAATTTGAAAGCTCAATATATGAAGCAGAATGATGCCGACTTCAAATATAACTTTACCGACTGGGTGCCACAGTTCTCTCTCGGATATAATATCAATCAGTCACAGCAGCTCACTCTGTCATATAATTTCAGGATAGCACGGCCGGCTCTTGTCAACCTTAATCCCTATAGAGATCAGAATAATGAGTACGCCGTGAGTTATGGCAATCCTGACCTGAAGTCTGTAAAGCTACACGATGTAGGGCTACGCTACAGCATATTTTCTCCCAAATTCAACATCCAGTTTAGCACAAACTACAATTTTACCAATAACTCCATCGAGATGTATTCTTTCAAGGACTCTGTGAACCCCCAACTCATCCACCGTACTTACGGTAACGTGGGCAGAGTCAAGAAATTGAACTTCAATTTATATGGTGGTTTTAATCCCCTGGATTGGTTGCAATTAGGTATCAATGCCAATGGCGGTCACACATGGGCAAGAAATACAAAACTCGACATCAGTGATCACTTCTGGACAGGTATAGTGTACTCCAATATCAACGTGACCCTGCCACATGACTATTACCTCTCTCTCTACTATGGTTTTTTCAGTTTTGACCGTGGTTTACAAAGCCCTGTAGCATATTACAATGACTTTAACAGCATATCAATATCAAAGTCACTACTTCAGAAAAAGCTCTCTATAGGCCTTGAGCTCAATAGTCCTTTCCGTAAAAGAGTGACTTATAAGAGAGGTTTGGTAGGAGAGGGCTTCAAGAGCTATTCGGAATCTACTAATCTTGACAGAGTGTTGACAATGACGCTATCCTATCGCTTCGGTGAGATGAAATCACAGATCAAACGCGTCACGCGCGGTATAGTCAATGATGACTTGATGAAGTCTGGTAGTGACAACCAGGGCAAGGGTAAGTGATTCGGAACCATACTCGCTGTGTACGCACTCTCGCTCATGGATATTCAATTTAGTCTTGCGCATACGCCCTGTGTGTGCGAGACTTTATACATGGGATATTCTATGCTGAAGAATGCTGAGAGGGTAAGCTGTATTCTTTGATATTATGATGGAATATAAGTCACTTTCCTTACAATTTGATATCTCCCTTCTTCTGATGCGGGGCTTGACAAAGGGTAGGGTGATGTTGTATATTTGTAGAGCATCCCCTTAAAAGTAGCGCCATGTCATTATACTTATTCATATGTAATACCATTATTTCCCTTTTCTTGACGATTAGGGTCATTGAATCTATTGGGAGCTCCCCTCTAATTACCTACTATCATGTAGTATGTGCGGGTAATGCATTGTGCTCTATATTTTACCTCTATGTAGTATGCTACTTGCCTGAGATAAAGTGGCGACCTAGGCCGCTTTACAAACGATGCCCGCCGGGTATAATGACATATCGGCCTGTGACAGGGTACTCTCATCCATATCTTTTCTCCTAAGCACCGTCTTTGCTCGTAGCCGGAGTATTAATCAGCCTTAAATTTTGCTCCCCGGTTCTATACGTATTCCTTGTGACGGAGCGTGCTAAAGCAACATTCTTTCCCAAAAAGCACATGTTTCTTAGCTAAAATGCGACTGTATTTTAGTTAAAACTCGGCGGTGGTTTAACTAAAATGTTTTCATGCTTTAACTAAAATAATTTGGTGTTATAACTAAAATGTTTTGGTGTTACAACTAAAGTATCGAAACGTTTTAGTTAAGCCACTCTAGCTTTTCAGCTGTGATACATATGCCCCTATATTGGGTGCGGAATGCTGTGCAAATTGTTTTTTGATTCCTAAATATTTATAAATAAATCAAGAGTACATTCGCTCTCAATATATCCTTTAAGAAAAATAAGATTTGAATATAATTTAATTGGCTTGTGGTTAATGCATTATAAAAAAGTTTTTCATTCTGTCATGTGGGGTTATGCTGTCATAATGATTGGGATATTGCCGATATGGTGACTTTTTGTTATATCTTGCAGTAGAGGGTAAATCAAAATCGGATATCCTTTCCTGTAAAGATTATTGCCTGTCAGAATAAGCTTTACCGCCCAACAATAGTTATCTTTGTATCACTCTTAAGCAAAACTTGAGAATAGACCCAATGGATACAAAATTGATTGACACCGCTGTGGGAGAATATCTTTCTGCCGGTAATTATGCCCCACGCCCTCTCAAAGCAGCCTTTTTCGATATGGATGGAGTGCTGTTTGATTCTATGCCGGCACACTGCTGCTCATGGATGGAAGCCGCGACAGAAGCAGGACTCCAAGCTAGCCCCGAAGATTTTTATATGTACGAGGGGCAAACCGCTCCTTTTACCATAGCTGTACTTTTTCGCAGAAACGGGCGTGGCATACCCACTCCGGAAGATGTGCGCAAGATTTACATTCGCAAAACAGAGCTTTTTACCAAGTACAATACGGGCAATGTAATCGCAGGATCAGACAAGGTGATCAATTACATGGCTCCATATAAACGTGTGTTGGTTACGGGGTCTTCGCAACCATCTTTACTGGAACGTATCAATGTAGCTTATCCTGGAGTGTTCGATACGGGCAATATGGTTACGGGACACGACGTGAAGATTGGGAAACCCAATCCTGAACCATATCTCATAGCCATGAAAAAAGCAAATTGTAATTGTGAGGAGTGCATCGTTTTTGAGAATGCTCCCATGGGTGTACGCTCAGCCGTATCTGCGGGTATATTTACTATTGCCATAAATACGGGACCTCTCAAGGACGAAATACTTATCAATGAGGGAGCTAATTTGCTCTATCATAATATGGCAGAGGTTTTGGCAGATTTACCTGAGATTGTAAATGCTTTTTCTCAGTCAACTTTATATGTACAAAAGTTTTAGCAGAAATGAAATTGAAAACTGCACAGTGTGCAATTTTTTGAGAAAATTAACGTTTTAAGTTTGTATTTGGCTATCTTTGTAGCCGAAAAAGAAATCTAAAGAAATTCATAGAAAAAATATTTACGAATAGATAACATATGTATAATAGATATTTTAGACTAATTGCGTGTTTGGCTTTGGCATGTATAGGTTCATGGGCCGGGGCGCAAAATCACATGAGCGAGTGCATCAAGCAGATGCCTCAGGTCATGATGCCTCAAGTGTCGGATCAGGACAAGGCTAAACTTGTAGATACTTATTCCGTAGGTAAGCCCTCTGAGGTAGATTCAAAATTGACAGGTAAGATCGTGTTGGAGAAATTGACCGATAACTACGCCAAAGTCAAGACAAGTGAGGTCGGATATACCGAGATGAAACTATTGCCTTTGGTCAACAATACCTCCGTTATAGCCTTGGTGAAAACAGTGACCAGACCCGTGAAAGACGGTAATATTGCTTTTTATTCTCCTGACTGGAAAAAGATAGAAACACCCATCATTGAGGGCGAGCCGGTTGCAAATGATTTTTACCCTGCTGATCTTGACAAAAATTCTGTAAAAGGGAAAAAGATGTCGGAACTGCTCAGTGTCCTTTACCTGAATTATCAGGTGAAGCCCGATAATAATGAGCTGGTAATTACTGCTAATCTTGATACTGATGAAGAGGATGCACGATTACTGAAGGATGAGATAGATCATATGCCTGCTATTACCTATAAATGGGATAGCGGTAGATGGATGAGAAAATAATTAGGTATAAAAAACAAGAGAAATATAAGTATTAGATAAACCGTATGGAAAGAAAACAAATCAAACTCATCGGAGCTGTTTCTGTAGGTGTAGTGGCATTATTGGCAGCTTTCTTTTTGCTTTTGCACAGAGAAAAAGCCAAGCTCGAGCAAGACCGTGTCAACTTTGCCAATCTGGAGAAAGAGGCCATGCAGGATGAGTTGGATAAACTTTCGGAAGAGTATGACATTCAATACAACAAGTTGGCAAGTGTATCCAATGGGGAGCAAAAGCTACAGTTTTCCAATGATTCATTGGCAAGCCAGCTTATCAGCGAGCGTGCCAAGGTGGGTAAGCTGTTGGAGGAACTGAGTGTCGTAAAATCTACTAACTCTAAGCGCATCAATGAGCTTCGAGGCGAGGTGAATACGTTGCGCAAGGTACTCAAAACCTATGTAGTGCAGATCGATTCCCTGAATGCTGCCAACCAAAGGCTCAGAGCAGAGAATACGCAGGTGAAGCAAAACTACGAGCGAGTAAGCAATGAAGCTTCCAAACTAATGGCTGAGAAGAGAGAACTCACAGGTAAGGTGAACCTTGCTGCCAAGTTGCAGGCGACATCGATACAAGTGAGACCTCTGGACAAAAGAGGTAAATCGACTAAGAATATCGGTAGAGTGAGATCTCTGGAGATCAGCTTCACTGTGGCCAAAAACATTACTGCAGCGGTGGGAGAGAAAACTTTTTATGCTCGCATCTTGCAGCCCAATGATGAGACTCTCACCAAAAGCCCCGGCGATGTATTTGCTTTTGAAGGCGGGAAGATCAACTTCTCTTGTCGCAAAGTCGTAGAGTATGGAGGTGAAGAGGTCTCGATA includes the following:
- a CDS encoding TonB-dependent receptor domain-containing protein, whose translation is MRKILLFAMALPCLYSMTSAQKVELSRQVYGDITEKITHAPASFATVRISPLGTKDSLTYNQVADSKGRFHIALPEAPKYRILVTSVGFKNYMHEFTFPAQSNKYKLKDILLDEDAHELNEVSVSAMKRLVSSDVDRLTYSIKEDPRSRTSSLLEMLRRVPLVTVDGKENVQIKGSSNFKIYMNGKPSPMMNGSPKDVLRGIPASSIKKVEVITDPGVKFDADNQGAILNIVTDDMKLGGYTATLNAHLGTNKSWSLGGFYTAKYGRLGVTLRYNHVLSRNIDGLFFTETETNTTKSRIDGSQEDKFNGNFGTGTITYEIDSLNLISVSGKLARYNMNTSKDSRDKLWVGDVLSRIYNQHTDLYSKRGGYNINVDYQRNTRKPDELFTFSYLYDHSPLDTRTELSRYLLSPDHEVEIAGTYQGQLSKSSGKMDEHTFQVDYTTPFGKGHSIETGLKYIYRISTSDPLYFIRNEAMAEWKPGSIFDKGLRGTEFKHTQNIFAGYLGYGFKTKAYSLKTGVRIETGNLKAQYMKQNDADFKYNFTDWVPQFSLGYNINQSQQLTLSYNFRIARPALVNLNPYRDQNNEYAVSYGNPDLKSVKLHDVGLRYSIFSPKFNIQFSTNYNFTNNSIEMYSFKDSVNPQLIHRTYGNVGRVKKLNFNLYGGFNPLDWLQLGINANGGHTWARNTKLDISDHFWTGIVYSNINVTLPHDYYLSLYYGFFSFDRGLQSPVAYYNDFNSISISKSLLQKKLSIGLELNSPFRKRVTYKRGLVGEGFKSYSESTNLDRVLTMTLSYRFGEMKSQIKRVTRGIVNDDLMKSGSDNQGKGK
- a CDS encoding DUF3256 family protein, with translation MSECIKQMPQVMMPQVSDQDKAKLVDTYSVGKPSEVDSKLTGKIVLEKLTDNYAKVKTSEVGYTEMKLLPLVNNTSVIALVKTVTRPVKDGNIAFYSPDWKKIETPIIEGEPVANDFYPADLDKNSVKGKKMSELLSVLYLNYQVKPDNNELVITANLDTDEEDARLLKDEIDHMPAITYKWDSGRWMRK
- a CDS encoding HAD family hydrolase, whose protein sequence is MDTKLIDTAVGEYLSAGNYAPRPLKAAFFDMDGVLFDSMPAHCCSWMEAATEAGLQASPEDFYMYEGQTAPFTIAVLFRRNGRGIPTPEDVRKIYIRKTELFTKYNTGNVIAGSDKVINYMAPYKRVLVTGSSQPSLLERINVAYPGVFDTGNMVTGHDVKIGKPNPEPYLIAMKKANCNCEECIVFENAPMGVRSAVSAGIFTIAINTGPLKDEILINEGANLLYHNMAEVLADLPEIVNAFSQSTLYVQKF